The Toxorhynchites rutilus septentrionalis strain SRP chromosome 3, ASM2978413v1, whole genome shotgun sequence genome includes a region encoding these proteins:
- the LOC129774770 gene encoding uncharacterized protein LOC129774770, whose product MMSIVYLLALLLILQIRHSNAETYKCTVESNGPKSEEYCVFRNVQFFRNTTEISFSSPDGVAQPNRIVFLNSTMVHIPREFIEVFGSELTVLKVEQCQLRSVTITAKMVALYARNNYIDKVIVHQSGANPVLEELDLSANRLENVQNITRFQKLKLVNLSSNQNLVDSMTLDFSLFHKLDDLRELYLSDVGAFYLQNTKDTKLRSLEVLDLSRNTILSVDLQINIFYAFEKLHTLKLNDNDMDQIGYPQLLELKSLKTIYLNGNSFPCRYLEVMLKYLHENNIATPSERHSNCQSHLQEVDGMCCKYTTPIPVTPYTPKPGDTSQPGTTERSDLEPHSEQMPPADGDGGSGLTWGISIVVVLILIAAAAVGFVVYRKRSRS is encoded by the exons ATGAT gtCAATTGTGTACCTATTAGCGCTCCTATTGATTTTACAAATTCGACACTCGAATGCTGAAACATACAAATGCACGGTCGAATCTAACGGACCAAAAAGTGAGGAATACTGTGTATTCCGAAATGTTCAATTCTTTCGAAACACAACCGAGATTTCCTTTTCTTCACCGGACGGAGTCGCTCAACCCAACCGGATAGTATTTTTGAATTCAACTATGGTGCATATTCCGCGTGAATTTATTGAGGTGTTCGGTTCAGAACTTACCGTGTTAAAAGTAGAACAGTGCCAACTGCGGTCAGTTACTATCACCGCCAAGATGGTGGCTTTATACGCACGAAACAATTACATTGACAAAGTAATTGTACACCAAAGCGGAGCAAATCCAGTCCTAGAAGAGTTAGACCTAAGCGCAAATCGACTGGAGAATGTCCAGAATATTACGCGTTTCCAGAAACTAAAGCTGGTCAATTTGAGCAGTAATCAAAATCTAGTCGACTCTATGACACTAGATTTTTCTTTATTCCATAAACTTGATGATTTGCGTGAACTATACTTATCAGATGTTGGAGCTTTCTATTTGCAAAACACAAAAGATACAAAACTGAGGTCCCTGGAAGTGCTAGATTTGTCGAGAAATACCATACTTTCAGTAGATTTGCAAATAAATATATTCTACGCATTTGAAAAGTTACATACACTAAAACTGAACGATAATGATATGGACCAAATCGGTTATCCACAACTATTGGAGCTAAAATCATTGAAAACTATTTATCTTAATGGAAATAGTTTTCCCTGCAGATACCTCGAGGTAATGCTAAAGTATCTGCACGAGAATAACATTGCAACGCCATCCGAGCGCCACAGCAATTGCCAGTCGCATCTACAGGAAGTTGATGGTATGTGTTGTAAATATACGACACCGATACCGGTGACCCCATACACACCTAAACCTGGAGACACATCCCAACCTGGAACAACCGAGAGATCGGATTTGGAGCCACACAGCGAGCAAATGCCACCAGCCGATGGTGATGGAGGAAGTGGACTCACCTGGGGCATATCCATCGTAGTGGTTTTGATTCTGATAGCCGCGGCTGCTGTTGGCTTCGTTGTGTACCGGAAGCGTTCTCGTTCCTGA